CATTTGTGTTAGTCTCTAGTCACTGCTCACTGCTCACtagaaattgtaattttattgttatgtgcCGTGAGttagaatagtttttttaatacgctgtatatgaataataaaaatggataACAACAATGAAATTATTCTTCAgtggaatatttataatattcactataaagttgtaaaaataattaatagttgcGAGTTGTACACTACGTACGAAGTATCTTGCAAACATTGCATTGGTTCGAAGACACGTACTGCTAATTCACGTGCCGCATTAAATCTTCGCAagcatttaaaagtaaatacctaatggataattctaatttcatatttttttattagtaggtaattgTAACGATTTTCCTGTGTGCCTCACTGCCTCCTTAATCCTTAGGTACTATGATTGTACAAATTCAGTCAAATTGTAAAAGAAATTAGGAAGTAATGATcagatgaataaatataattgtactcctacatataaaaagaaatatccGATTATTTCTACTtggcttaataatatattttcatactacAACAactttactatacatatttagcCAGTAGGTACcacctaaatttaaatatctgcatatagtattatagttcacaatattttattattttatgataattaacatTCTATAAGCAATTGGCactataaaaattgtcaattgtACTTATTCCTAAGGATTTTGcctagtaattatattatttattgattttgtactgttcaatgttcattatttattatgtttgattataattgcCTACTAGTACCTAGTAccatctatatttattatttttacctaaatGTTCTAAAATTCATAGGGAAAACATAGTAATGTCAAGTCTGTCAGAGAATTACTAGCTCCTGCTACTGCTGTTTCAATAGATGTTAAAAGGAAAGTCGATACTGAAATTCATGATAATtctgatgtaaaaaaaatcaaaaatttaaatactgttCAGATGTCAATACTTAATTGTTCAAATCATAAAAGTTTGACTTTTCAAGGTACGGTTGATTTAGttgagtaatttaatataataatagtctgTACGTGTATTTCTATATTAGTAAGACTTAGATCTACTTAACTTAGATTGTATTTTACAGAAGACCTTGATCAAATGATCTTAGATGTTATACTAAATGCAAATTTACCGTTCAATTTGGTATCTcatgaaagttttaaaatattatttctaaaggCTATCCTGGAAGAACTGTTTTATGTCGTCAGACTTTAATGAAACGTATAGATGATAGCTATAAAGTTGcctttgataaattaaagaaCAAGTTGAATTTGGTTGAATTTGTATCAACGACAGTAGATGCTTGGTCTACATTTAAaaggtaattttaatacacttaTTCATTTAGTAATAAAGTTTTCAGTACTCATTTAATATGTGAGTATGTGACCTAACTAGGAGGGACCTtacatgtataaatgtattttaataaaataaaaattgttaacattatttaatgtagtaagtactgtattattttatatttgtattattaattaatgattattctttatttctaaataaatcataCTTAGGAATTACTGTTCACTGAATCGatacaaaaacatttgaacGCAAATCATATTTGCTGTCCATAAAACCATTGAAAGGTAAACATACTTATGATGTACTGGCTAGAGCAATGGAGTCAGTATATACTCTTTTTgacataaatgataaaatagtgtACTCAACAACAGATAATGGATCAAATTTTGTTAAGAGTTTTAAGTaagattgaattaaatttgtatataatttatttattaggacTTTTAGGAACATAGTTTATAATAGTCCTTATTGAAGTAaactatagtaggtatatggtatatttttttcagagtTTATAGTCAAAAAAATGATGTTGATTTaccaattgaaaataatatcactCATTTATCTGATAGTGAAGAACCAGaagattttgatataaaagatGAAAATACAGATGGTACAGCTTATGTTAATATTGCAGACCTATTCGATGAAGCTGAAGATATAGACTATATTCTACCCAAGCATCATAGATGTGCTGcacatactttaaatttaattgcaaCCAATGTAAgatctaacatttttatataaatgcatatatagCAAATAGCAATTTAAACTGAATGACTTATCTTTTACTTTTAGGACATAGAAAAAGAGTTGGCTTCTGTTAAAAGTAAATCTTCAATACTATGGAGCTACAAACAGCAAAGTAGAGCTACTTTTGCTAAAGctaataatctatttaacaaacaaaacCGCTCTACTCAAGTTGCAGACAGTATTAAAGAATGTTTTGGTGTGTATCTAGTGACACCAAATGAAACCAGATGGAATTCTACTTATGATTCTATtacctttttattaaatcatattaaagggaatttttcaaaatgtgttAGATTGTGTGACTCGATTGGtgttatacgttttaaaaaagaagATATTGCATTTATGGAAGACTATGTAACTATCATGGAACCTCTAGCAGTTGCCCTCGATATTTTACAGGGTGAAAAATCATGTACTTTGATTTTTTACTGCCTACTATTTCTATGttgttatcaaaatatgatGATGTAACGTGCCACTTACAATCAGTTGAATGATGTCGAATCGGAAaggttttgtaaaataaatgaaactctcgaaattattctaagtccaattaattaatttaattaaacttgtgaaaaatattctaagtccaggagacataaaatattaaactgggtgacgtgaaggtgcttgctctaactctggtggatcacgtctaaaatgtgcctaatctggacccccttatatatcgtccAGAAGCCCCCGCGGTACCTTCAGGTCCCTGCtggtcatctgcacctgcatccgcttcttccCACGCCTCTTGTAGTAAACCCAATGCACCTGCACggtgttatactatattagattacattatatttaattgggatagattattaaattatgggaaatatgtattaatacacCTGCATTATAAGCAATAGGCCAGAGATCAGAAAAACATAGTTTTTCTGTCGattgagtaataattatataattataggatattattatgatgatatcattatataatggttatataattatttaatgatgattatGTAAATCATCATATCACTCTAAAATAGACTACTAGTCCCCTGTACGTCATTGAGAACtcatataaatacgagtagaGTATTTAGAAGTAATTAGAAGGTAGTTAACTCCAATGTAAGACTATTGCTCGTCGTGGACTTTGTCACAGCCACATTGCCGCGAGTTTACGGTCATTCCCAGtacttgtaatttttacatagCAGCAagctattttacttttgttttatattattgtttaatgtttcatgttatttaacttaataaaacatttactttatttcaatttaaacaacaagtgttttaattttcaacaccTACCTTTCTCACAACAACTCAAGCTCAACCACAGAACGTGCTAcgtcgtttaaataattaatttgtacgaAGTCGCAGTGTCTTGCACAGCGATCACTACACAAATTTGGTGTCAGGTGTGGGGTCATCTCAATCAagtgaaacaaaattatacaaaaattttaagtaacttGAGACCCACCGACGAACCACGTTCTACGGGACAGCACGAGTTATCAAGAAGGATCAGCAGTCAGAACAGGGCAGTTCAAGGACGCGGTCTTTCCAAGCCAGCAAGGCAGCTCAAGGAACCAAGTTCACGGAGCAGCGCAACCTCGCCAGCAGAGCGTATACAGGGGCGCACGTTTTCACCTTCCGAAGCAGAGATGAGCAAAgtgtaagttatttttattatcttatactgTCAAATCTGTGGGAAAAGATTGAGGGTATACTCAGTAAATGTATTTGAGGAGTAAGGGTTCAAGTGAATCGGACCCAGCCTTAATAACACCGGTATCAGTAATTCTGGTTTAACCGATACGTTGAGTACCGAAAGTACCGACGAGTCGACGAGTGATTTAATAGACCTTAACCGAACATTTAGAGGGGAGATAACAAATATGGCAAGtcaattagattttattacagCCTTGAGATTTATTCCGGAATTCAGACGGAAATGAAACTGATCTAGCATCATTCATTGCCCGATGCGATTTCGTATTTTCGAAAATTCCGATGCAATTAAATCTGATATTTTAGACGCTGTACTTACTCAGTTAAAAGGTAAAGCTTTTGACGCGGTTAGATACAGGAAATTACATCTTGGGAGAACTTAAGGCGCatcttaaaactatatttggaCATCACACTCTGTGCAGTACTTACAAGCACAATTAAGTTCGATGAGACAGGGTCAGAAGGAAATGGTAAAAGATTTCGCGCAGCGCATAGAAAAAACCTATCATGAATTAAcactatattagtataatgtgTTGATTACAATAGTTTCTtatatggtaaattaattaatacaactaatatttttacttattataatatattagtaatacaaAACCTATAAAGTTCCccacaattcaaatttatttccatATCCCAATAGTAACTTATTCGTACAGTATGTTTTCTTAAAtctaagtgtatatatatatttattatcattctagtttgtatgttatttttattttatttagtcaaTCAAGATTCGCTGTCCATGGAATGACATACTAATCATTTGAAGTACGTCGTCCACATTGACAACAAccttaattgattaatacgtTTACTTGATCACCCTTTACTCATTGGGGATGCCATAGAATCCACCCCATCGATCATATGTCAAATGTTATGTCGATAGGTGTTTTGTACAGCCCCAACCACTTCGTTTTACCTGATCAATTCATTCTAGACATACATTTATCTACtgtaattcaatatatctCATGGATTCTGTATTATTTCgagataatagtttaattcatAACAGTATGGTTCACCAAATTCTCTGTCTATCGctatatcatacaaaaatcTTTTGGCTGCCTCAATCATTTCCAATATAGTTTCGTCCTCGTGAGGTACgagtatattttcattagcggtaactatatgaaaatcaaaacaagCTGTGTAATTATGCCATTCTCCCCGTGTtggattaatatgaaattgcgTTTCTATGTTAAACGATATTGCCGAAGCTAATTGCTCCATTCTATTCATttgtggttattatttatttcgtaatgttgatttgtaatttatagaattatgaatttctgaaaaagaaattttacgttcgtattttgattattaatgtaaccgttgtttttgttttattgttattttattgttattgtttatattatattttttttttagaaatgctTTACTAGATTTTCATATCGCTGTTTCCGTATcacataatcaaatatacatttagtatatttGACATCCATTCTCGATTCATGCGCATACGTAGTATGGTGtttctttttacatattatatcatgggtCTCTACTAAATTAAGTAGCCTTccagttttattatatgtaccgaTATCTACTTCGAAAATTATTTCTCTATTGCCTAATTTTTCAaactgaatataaaaatttttattgaaatatttgtcgTAACACGTTATGTTTAGCATGGGATAATGGTCTAAGTCTAATctctttaaaatgtttttatctgAATGTCCGTTCCATActactattacatttttcttattaccCCTACGTATGTAACTTTCTATATATCCCTTAGTCAAATTATTCCTGGTTGAACTCAAACTTTGTTTCAATTGGTCTAAACAAGCATCTCTCAAATCGGTCTTGACCCTGAAAACTCTCTTGATTTCTCTCACTGCCACCTGAAGCTCCGCATCACCCATAGGTCGAGCTTCCTCATTAACTGGTAGCAAAAGAGGTCGTCCTTCCAGTTTCCTAATCTTAAAGCGGTCTACGCTATTGGATATAGCTCCGGAGATGACAACCATGCTTGTCTTGTTCACCATTGAGAACTCGAAGTCCATAATTACGAATTTATGTGTCTCTTTtctgtataattaaacatttttgtgttagtgattatatttttatatttattatttatacatttattacatactcatatatttatgtgattgttaataacttatattattactactaagttatattatattattaatattattccttattatattttataatatttatatattcaatttatacatttgtattgttCTTTTAGTAAGGGAGGCATATTACTTAGGGCTAGTCTATCTGGTGTGTCACCTAGTAGCTTTTCCTTAACCCCATTCCCTTTTGCCGATGACGTCACATGTATGACTtctctttttttattcgttatatCGTTATCCATAGTTCTTGTTCGATGGCGGCCTATGGCCCTCATAGTGGTCAGtttgcatttataacttatgtatataaacgcCAAAAGAAACATGGAGAATACTAATAATGCCATAATTGCAtacatcattaatgaattgGTTTTACTTTGTACTTCCACTCCGGACTGTCTGAGTATTTCCTCGTCTATCATTTTTTCTACATCGTCTAGCGAGTGGGCCATTTCGTGTACGTTATCGAGTTTGCGTGAGTCGAACTTATGTCTatacttttcaattttaatgtcCTTGATACTGTTATTGATCTTATACGATATACTCCCTACTCCGATTTTAGGTATGAAATTTGTGAAATACATCGTTTTGATCTCCCTTGTCGGATTTAGCACTACATGTTCTGCATAAGCTCTACATtcctgatttaatttaattatcccttgatttttaatttttcaatatatggTTCTTGTATTCCCTGACACGTAATTGTTAATGTATCTTTTTTGTTGTGTATATCCATGTGTTGGCATACTTAAGTttgtggtatatatttttagaaataatgatTACTCCTGATTCACAATTTTGTGGTAACTGGtctggatttttaaataaagaaatttcaCACGGTTGTTCTTTTGATTCATGTTGTATTGGTTGGAATTCCGGGCAAATAGTAAAGGTTTCTGTTTCGGTACAGTGTAATAATTCTGTTTCAGtaaatgttgtaaattgtCTACGATTTTTAGTTATTCCTACATATTGGTATTCTGGTTTCAATACAATACTATGTGATTTGCTTTCCGGTCGATCAATGTCTACAGGTTGTGATATaggtatgattttaaataaagttaattggGTTTCCGTTATAAACGGTATTTTTATCAGAAATACTATTTGATCATCactataaaatactacaattttagttatttttgtaaattcatGTATTTCGCTTGGTAATGTTCCCATTGGTAAATTCAAGTTAAGTGGCaggtttaattttacttctaCTAGTTGCGCTGCAAGTTCTCGCGGTGTTACTAAGCTTGGGTGTAAAACACCTGTCCTAGCCGCAGTTATTATGGCGCTTAAAGTTTGGGTTTCGTAAGAGTATTGTGTCATTAACGctgtaaatatactaaaaattctatttgacAGTAACAAGGTTTCTAAAGTATACCTATTGTTTATTAGAGCttttatgtttgtttctaGACTtagttgttttttgttttaattcgtCATATAACCGGTTTAGTTCAGTTGAAGCACTGTTTATTCCTACTATTGAAGATTTGACTACAGTGGTCTGGTCTTTTATAACATGTATCATGCGTTCGTTGGTACTTTCGACTTTTCCTATGTGTCGTAGTGTTTCCTCCGCACATTCCTCATCACAAACTCTGAATAAAGTTTTCACTGCcgaatctattatatttactaacccTCTTTTCACTCTAGCACTACGTAGGGTGGTGTGTTCTCTTGGTGACAAATATCTACCAATAGATTCATACATTTGTTTCCGTTGGAcggatatttcattaaaagttgtttttaatacattgtcGTATTTGGAGCACATCTCTCGATCGGTCATATTTCCCTTACAATGCTCGTCcatatttcttatttctaaTTCTAATTGATAATGTCTTAAATCATAATCGCTTAACGGTATATAAGTTACGAGCTCCCAATGAGCTCCTATTATTCTGATTTCACCttggttttcataaaatatacttgtttcatttttaaattcttctaTGGTGTATGGCGACTGTCCTTGCACCAtcattatacacaaaaacctatataataatatgctaattagacatatatttaccttaattaatttaataggtcatgttacgttattattattttattacttaaatataaattatcttattaattctAACTTAATACTACtagcaattattttacaattattttgttaaacattttcccTCGACGTTGTCCTCAGAATTTCTCTTTTCATGATCCAGCACATTACATAGGGCTCATCGCTTTGTATGATTCTCAAGAGGTCTGATCTCAAAGTT
This window of the Aphis gossypii isolate Hap1 unplaced genomic scaffold, ASM2018417v2 Contig00784, whole genome shotgun sequence genome carries:
- the LOC126555296 gene encoding uncharacterized protein LOC126555296, which translates into the protein MDFEFSMVNKTSMVVISGAISNSVDRFKIRKLEGRPLLLPVNEEARPMGDAELQVAVREIKRVFRVKTDLRDACLDQLKQSLSSTRNNLTKGYIESYIRRGNKKNVIVVWNGHSDKNILKRLDLDHYPMLNITCYDKYFNKNFYIQFEKLGNREIIFEVDIGTYNKTGRLLNLVETHDIICKKKHHTTYAHESRMDVKYTKCIFDYVIRKQRYENLVKHF